TCTGGTCGAACCATGGGTGGTGAGGAATCTAGGCTTCCGAAGACATTGACGCAACCGACTCCCGGGATGATTCGCACAAATCCTAGCGCAGGCGGAGTACATCCGAGTGGATGCAGGACGCATCAGGATCGGGGAGGTTGCTCCGCCAGGTCCATCAGGAATCCTTCCAGAAGCCTCTTGCCCTCCGGCCAATCGCCCAGACCGGCGGCATCGCCGATATGGTGGCGAAGCCCCACATCCACGTACCGTGAGCCGAACACCTCCGCCCATTTCGCCAGCTGGGGCGAGCCGATGTACGGGTCGTCCTGGCTTCCGATCACCACGCTGGGAAAGGGCAGTACGGTCCGCGGCAATGGGGAAAACCCGGTGATTTCACTTGGGAAACCCTCTCGTTCCACATCCGGCATCGCCACCAAAAACGCGCCGACCACCCCATCCAACCGGGCTTGGGCTGCCGCATGGACGATGGTGGCCACACCCAGACTATGCCCGATCAACACCACCGGCCGGGGAAGCCGCCCCAGCA
This DNA window, taken from Fibrobacterota bacterium, encodes the following:
- a CDS encoding alpha/beta hydrolase, giving the protein MANGPWSLLNVPGWGGSSPSHWQSLWEAELPGLQRVEQVDWLRPDREVWVARFLDVLGRLPRPVVLIGHSLGVATIVHAAAQARLDGVVGAFLVAMPDVEREGFPSEITGFSPLPRTVLPFPSVVIGSQDDPYIGSPQLAKWAEVFGSRYVDVGLRHHIGDAAGLGDWPEGKRLLEGFLMDLAEQPPRS